In Gossypium hirsutum isolate 1008001.06 chromosome D06, Gossypium_hirsutum_v2.1, whole genome shotgun sequence, one genomic interval encodes:
- the LOC107929828 gene encoding cysteine-rich receptor-like protein kinase 10 isoform X3, which yields MNYSHRVIPHVVEIVGIPILIASSICIIRRARKTPQQLLRTDDDEVIRADSLQFDFATVRAATNNFSDANKLGQGGFGAVYKGQLPNGEEVAVKRLARDSGQGDLEFKNEVLLVAKLQHRNLVRLLGFCLEGHERLLIYEFVPNTSLDHFLFDRVKRAQLDWERRYKIIGGVARGILYLHEDSRLRIVHRDLKASNVLLDAEMIPKIADFGMARLVVRDETQGNTSRIVGTYGYMAPEYAMHGQFSVKSDVYSYGVLVLEIVSGQRNNCFRNGETVEDLISCAWKNWRQGTAMNIVDPTLRDGSRNEMMRCIHIGLLCVQENVGDRPTMATVILMLNSFSVTLPMPSQPAFFMHTNIESDMSSSLVSESYQSRSDELPLSQNEASITDPYPR from the exons ATGAATTACAGTCATAGAGTAATTCCCCATGTAGTAGAAA TTGTTGGAATTCCCATACTAATTGCTTCCTCCATCTGCATCATTCGGAGGGCCAGAAAGACCCCACAACAATTACTTAGaa CTGATGATGATGAGGTCATTAGGGCTGACTCCTTGCAGTTCGACTTTGCCACTGTTCGGGCAGCAACTAATAACTTTTCTGATGCAAATAAGCTTGGCCAAGGTGGATTTGGAGCTGTTTACAAG GGTCAACTTCCAAATGGAGAAGAGGTTGCTGTGAAAAGACTAGCCAGGGATTCTGGACAAGGGGACCTGGAATTCAAGAATGAAGTCCTCTTAGTGGCCAAGCTTCAGCACCGCAATTTAGTTAGGCTCCTTGGTTTCTGCTTAGAAGGGCATGAAAGGCTTCTCATTTATGAGTTTGTGCCCAACACTAGCCTTGATCATTTCTTATTTG ATCGAGTCAAGCGTGCACAGCTGGATTGGGAAAGGCGCTACAAAATCATAGGAGGCGTTGCTCGCGGCATCCTTTACCTTCATGAAGATTCTCGACTAAGGATAGTTCACCGGGATCTTAAAGCCAGCAATGTTTTGTTAGATGCAGAGATGATTCCAAAAATTGCAGATTTTGGGATGGCAAGGTTGGTTGTACGGGACGAAACACAAGGCAATACCAGCAGAATTGTGGGGACCTA TGGATATATGGCACCCGAATATGCTATGCACGGCCAGTTCTCAGTAAAATCAGATGTTTACAGCTATGGTGTGTTAGTTTTGGAAATTGTAAGTGGTCAAAGAAACAACTGCTTTCGAAATGGAGAAACCGTGGAGGACCTAATAAGCTGT GCATGGAAGAATTGGAGACAAGGGACGGCAATGAATATAGTTGATCCAACATTGAGAGATGGTTCAAGAAATGAAATGATGAGATGCATACACATTGGATTACTATGTGTTCAAGAAAACGTAGGTGACAGACCAACTATGGCTACAGTTATTCTAATGCTTAATAGTTTCTCAGTCACACTCCCAATGCCTTCCCAACCAGCATTTTTTATGCACACCAACATCGAGTCAGACATGTCATCTTCGTTGGTGTCCGAATCCTACCAATCTAGAAGTGACGAACTCCCATTGTCCCAGAATGAAGCTTCAATTACTGATCCATATCCTCGATAG